A window from Piliocolobus tephrosceles isolate RC106 chromosome 11, ASM277652v3, whole genome shotgun sequence encodes these proteins:
- the TMEM37 gene encoding voltage-dependent calcium channel gamma-like subunit: protein MTAIGVQARRPLGQRQPRRSFFESFIRTLIITCVALTVVLSSVSICDGHWLLAEDRVFGLWHFCITTNLSAPICFRDLGQAHVPGLAVGMGLVRSVGALAVVAAIFGLELLMVSQVCEDRHSRRKWVLGSILLLVSFVLSSGGLLGFVILLRNQVTFIGFTLMFWCEFTASFLLFLNAVSGLHINSITQPWERPWKF, encoded by the exons ATGACTGCCATCGGCGTGCAG GCCCGGAGGCCTTTGGGCCAAAGGCAGCCCCGCCGGTCCTTCTTTGAATCCTTCATCCGGACCCTCATCATCACGTGTGTGGCCCTGACTGTGGTCCTGTCCTCGGTCTCCATTTGTGACGGGCACTGGCTCCTGGCTGAGGACCGCGTCTTTGGGCTCTGGCACTTCTGCATCACCACCAACCTGAGTGCACCGATCTGCTTCAGAGACCTGGGCCAGGCCCACGTGCCCGGGTTGGCCGTGGGCATGGGCCTGGTGCGCAGCGTGGGCGCCTTGGCCGTGGTGGCCGCCATTTTTGGCCTGGAGCTCCTCATGGTGTCCCAGGTGTGCGAGGACAGACACTCACGGCGCAAGTGGGTCCTGGGTTCCATCCTCCTCCTGGTCTCTTTCGTCCTCTCCTCCGGGGGGCTCCTGGGTTTTGTGATCCTCCTCAGGAACCAAGTCACATTCATCGGCTTCACCCTGATGTTTTGGTGCGAATTCACTGCCTCCTTCCTCTTGTTCCTGAACGCCGTCAGCGGCCTTCACATCAACAGCATCACCCAACCCTGGGAACGACCATGGAAATTTTAG